In the Pocillopora verrucosa isolate sample1 chromosome 4, ASM3666991v2, whole genome shotgun sequence genome, atttgaaagataaacttttgttttagagttttgcggctttccgaacgGCCTAAATCTAAGGAAAGGCCGGAAattgccatatgctgtttagaatgattagggagattaaagtgtctggcgactggtttggatgtgtccttgtCGTTTCTCTCTACTTCGCGAAGGTTTTCTCgaaatcggtcacctagtcgtcctcctgtttcaccaatgtttaattttttgcaatAAGTGAAAGTTATGTATTAGATGACATTGGCAGAGGTGCACGCGAAGTGTTCAGTGATCtcaatggatctcttgggtcccgtcattttctcattttatttctagAATAATTCCCGgcattaatttataattttatctAGCACAAGCTACTCCAAGAAAATCAtcgctttaaaaaaattgcattgaaGCATTACATAGACGACAAGTCGTCAATAGTATACTCTTAATAATATtaagaaagtaagaaaatactaaaaattaCAATGATTTCTGACAATATCCGCTTAATTAATATAATGAAATGCGAACAAGCTATCACCTAAGTATACTGCAATTTTCCAAATCAATGAATTGACACAATATCAATGAATAAAACTTCATTGCTTTCACTTCGACTTTTACTTTTCCTTAGATATAGGTATTCGCATGAGGCCGAataaaattaatcctttaacccccgAAAGTGATTAGTAACTATTTTCTCCTACCAGTATCatccctaaaacaaacattgagatcatgagaataaaggaaatgatcaccaattaaacaagcgcttgattgttaaacaaattctccttgtcagttccttaggaattgtaaagagaacagtatggagataaTGCacattgatgttagggtgtaaagggttaaggattaATATCACGCTTGTTTCAGAAGTTGTAGAAATTTCTCGAGTAGATGATACTAATCCTTAATTTTTACGAGGAAACAAGCGATTACTTGTTTATGATATTAAGGGCAAAACTCTCTTTCATTTATGACACAGAGGGCAAAATTACTACATATTTATTGGCTGAGACAGAGGACATTTTCCATCAATTTTGGTAATTGCCCCGGGCAATTATCAAAATttagaaaacattaaaaaaggctGAATTTTGCTGacaaaatttctaatttcaTTGATGGCGAATGTTTTTTAGCAAGGTTGCTCTCATTGCTTTGGCGTTGTTGTTCAAAGACAGAATTTCATTcagccaagagaatataaacaatttacattatctTGAATCTGCTGATTCCTGCGTTTTACAGTTCATTGACGTTAAATGAACACTGGAAGCTAATAAGCATTTAGTAAGGTTGCCCTCTATCTTGTAAGGTGGTAAATACTTATATCTATCTATGATCATCTACATTCCTTACTCATATGGACACTACCAACAACTAGATCCTTCAATGATTGATTATCGATTATAAGcttagaaattttaaatcaagAGAATAAGATAACTGATATAAAAGTTAAGCAAGCTATTTTTCTATATCCATAGGATAAAAAGATAACTACAAATTGTAGATTATGATTACCAAACCAGAACACAACACCATATTTAGAAATAGTATTACATGGATTTAGATTTATCAACCATCCATGACTAAGGAAGGGATAATGACATAATAATATGCTTATTCCCCTTACTCCCGAATGTTTTCTTCCATTCAGGCTTTTCGCGGTTCTGCGCATCTTACGCATACCAgcggccatttttttttttttttgaatgataGTAAGATCGAACCAGGACCGAgaaaatttaacccttcaactcctaagaTCCAATTATTTATTCTCCCAACTaactgctatacatttccttgtaaattcgtttggaaaattcaattttgaatcAAGGTAATCTCTAGCGGATAAGCTCGTCCTTTCTCGTAGCCTGTTTATTAGATAACATATTGGAATTTCAATGAGAAAACgcattttctttcacttcaaACACGTCTGATGttaataaaactttaaaaaaacctACGTCCTAGTTTTGGATTTTCTCCTCaatttttcgcttttgtttagagaaggtttgtttttttcgtaGATCTATACACTTGTTGCCTGAGCGGGATGGCAGGACGCGAAATTATTTTGCCTGATTTCATGACTGAGTCCGTCCCAACTAGGCTTCTAGTCATATAACAGCCGCCTTTTTTTTCCGGCCCTGCTTACGCAATAGCGAACGGCCTTCATACGGGAATTCTTGtctaaagttttaaaattagctTCGTATGCTTCAAGAGCGACTCAAACATTTAGCGTAGCAGTCCTCACGCGTCTGTTTTATGCAATCATGTTTCCGGCGGCCAAAATAATTTTGCGCCCATTTGAATGCTAATTCCACGCGCTTGCCAGACGCCTATCAACAATCTTGACGTAGTACTGTGCTTAACACTTCTGAGAGTTCCCGGCAGgggaggaaacaaaaaaataaccgCTCAAACTCATACAACTCACataagagagaaagaagaaactaCTTGCTTCTAAAGCAATAACAGTTTGCTCATACAATACCGTACGAGTTTCATATATCAACCCCACAAACATCATTCTTAAGCTTATATCTTTTTCCTGAGGTATACCAAGGGGGGACATATAAGTACGTAATGCTAACCTCTCCCTTTTTTTGCGGAATTCTTCCGCAATTCATCTTGTGAGTTAGTCTATTCCGCACAATATATTCATATATATCAACATGGCTGTTTTAAGGAATTAACCTTTAGCAAGTCTCCAGCCAGCTTTAGTAATAGAGAGAGAAATGTGCGAAGAAAAAGTCTGAGCACTAaaagggagggggtgggggaggggaccAAACCGGTCCGActaccaatcagattatttacAAGTGTGCTACGAAGAGCTccctcaaatttttaaattatataattatgaGCATAATTAATAAATAAGACGCTAAAGTGTATACtcataaaatgttaaaatatgataaaatatttGTCAATAAGACAATgctacaaaacaaaattgttgatttCTTCTATCAATGGCTGCTAAAAAATATTCGCAATATGATGATAAAACTAAAGCTTATATGTACATCAGcagaacataaaaaaattctatttttccCTCCCCACTTTTATCTACAACCTAATTGTTAAATATGCTCATGATTAAGTGGAGTTAGTCCTTCACTCTCACTGATATTACACTCGCCAACTTCTCCAATTAGGTTAACTTATTgagaaaaaatatcagtaaaaaaCCACTTAAGTAAACCAAGTACAGTATATGAAAAGAACGATTGtacttattcaaaatatttctctccAATAAAGTGTTTGCCAATAACACTGTGTGGCCTGCATTCCACAATTGTTCTGTCCATAGAGTAACTTAGCTGCTAAACACAGGGTGTAGAATTAATTCCTAAaaataaatgtcttttttttttcatttttttccctacataattgtaaaaaaaaccttattcaccctttctttataattttgctCCATTATTCATCTTCGCAATAgatgaaaaatgtttcttttgacccTCTCTATACACTGTAattggctttaaaaaaaaaaacttcgggGGGGGGGATCTGCTAactgaaaacatgaaacccCATCATGCGTTATCATGTCATGTAGTAAAAGGGGTATATTGAGAATGTATTGGCTATCACTTGCGTGAATTGATCACGAACTTCTAATAATAGGACTCGCACTGCTGTCAGCCTGTCCTAGGTCGTCATATTTTGTTTAGTCAAACGCTGAAACGGAATTGCCTGCTCATTTAATTTACCACAGGTTAGCTAATTGGCGTTATCATTGCCAGGATACTTTTAAGTTCTTATGAAACCCATAAAACTCTTGGGAAAAGAGGGGCAACAGGGAGTAAATAACCTTGCCCAAGGATAAAACGCATTTCCAGGTAAACGCACCCGACTTAATGCCTTGGTATCGAATACGTATTTAATGCGCCTCCACCGACAACGACCAACCCTGGCTTTAACGCTATCACTTACCATCACGTGATCTTCACTTGCAGCACGACGCTGTCATCTGTTCATGATCGTTGACCGACATCAACTAGAAACCGTCTGGTTTCTGCAAGGTAGCTCTGTGGAATGCCTGGACAAAAATCAGAATATGTACTGCATGAAGGAGTGCATCTGTCTTCTTCGTTTTACCAGAAGTGATCCCTCTAGCCTAAATGGCAAGCGAAATGTACGAGTTCGAGGCATTATGAGCGAGTGAAATCGAAGAAAGAAGGTGAGCCGAAACCCCTGTAAATTTATCCTTAAATTTAGGGGACATTCATATCTACAAATCAGAAGTATCTACAATTATTTTTAGGAACATGGTGTCGTCCCGAACATATGCGTGATTGTTCAGCTCAGCAAGCGAGCAGAACATTGGACACCCACTGGCGatgtttgtttctcttcttgGCCTCTGAAAGGATGAGCTGTTCGGATCAGGTCTGAAGGCGTCAATCACGTGTTCCACGTTATCATGGTCCAGTAACATGAAGGTGACCTTCTGTCTGAATGGCCAACGGAGAAGTGCATCATACTGACCGCGCATGACCACAAAGAAGATCGAGATGTGCGTTCCTCTACCCATTCCATCCCCGTTCAGGTAAATGCGAGCGCACATTTTGTAGCCATAGCGGCTAGTGAAGAAACACGGGCTGTAGAAGGAGACTTGCTGTCCCGTCACTGCGTCGTTTCGTTTGCGAGCATAATCAGAAATCCTCCACAAAAGCTGGCCATCGTAGCTTGAGAACTCTTGCTGTTTTACGTATTCCTCCAAATCAGCCAGTGTTACATTTCTGAGTGCCAGTGTGTGCTCTATAGATTCAATCCTTCGGTCATGCCTTCTGGTGCTCTCCTGGGTGGTGTCAAGTTGCCTTCTAATGTTACCCACATCACGTCTAACTTCCTCCATTGTGCGATTGTTCTCGACTAGAAGAACCTCGTGGTCAGCGGTCCTGTTCTCAATATTTGTAACTCTCCTTGTATACTCATCACTTGATAAACTGGCGTCATTTGGAACTCGCTGTTCCGACGATGCTGCCCCAGAGACAGTACCTGATGCCAACTTTCGCTCCAAAGTAGTTATGCGGCTACTATTTTCTTGTAGTTTACCTTGAAGGCTTCTGAGGTCGTCAGCTCTGATTTGTAGTTGATTCTGTAGATCTTGGATTAGACTGTCGTGGTTTGTCAAAAGTTGAGGGCTTCTGGACGTGATCCGCGGGTCACGGGTAAGAGTGGCCTCCAATTCTTTGCTCATCTTAATTGCAAACTGAAGCAGCAGAACATTGTGTTGAGCATTTGCCTTCTCCAAAtgctgtttcttttccttttggtttAGAACCTGTCAGATCGCAGAAGATACAATGCATCACTATGAGATGCTACCGAACAGTTGACTGCGACAACAAATTAGTTAATATCCTGAGAGTCAGCAGCCTGACTCATTTTTCATagcaataaatttaatttcgaaaTCCCTATTGTGACTGCGTGATGAATTGCTTAGTGAACTGTGTCTTGTCTCATTCAAATGTTCGTACATtgcaaacaaaacttttcattccCGACTGGTGTCGAACTTACAACTCTCCGCCACACCAGCTCTGTCCCCTGAGGTAATGAGCGATATAGCTTCAGGCTCTATAAAAGGCTGCAGAGTTTATCTCTTTTTCCTCTGCCTACGACAAATGCATTGCGTTTATCGAGTAATgcgccgatcaattcgaagctttaaCATCCCCCACCGGACAACCGACGGGCATTTGATCATCGTCCGTACCGGGAGGTGGGGAACTTTAACCTTGCTGGGTGGGGTCaggaatttgaaccggaagtgtCGAGTCTATCCAACGTTATACACGTGTTCTAATGGAGGTAAAGAGTCTGCTTCCGTAGGCAAATGGATGAAAAAGACATGTTTCACACTGTAGAATGACGCTTACAAGCAAATAACGCAACAGCAGCACCAAAAACTAATCCGTGACTTTGCTTAATTCTAAAACATTTGTCGATCTCACAAAGAATCGCTCAATATTGGGTGGCGCATTTGAGCGCAATTTTGAACTAGGTGGAGGAGGGGGGATTGAAAACGATttaatcttcaaaagttcaaataccCGGGGGTTTGCCCGGggagatgttgaagcttcgaattgatcgacaCATAAAGTAAACACAACTGCTGCTCGTACCTGGTAAATGCTCTCGTTTATATTTGATTGCTTAGGGCCTTATTGAGGACCTTTTTTTATAGAGGTGTGTTGTGAAAATTTTACGTTAATATTAGTTAAGTACTAATAGAATAACTAACAATAGTTTAAGTCACAAAATTCGAGTGTGTACTTACATCCGTTTTCGGGCAGCCAATCTGAGAGAACGGGCATGGTCCCTGTGCGGCTTCACAGTCGCCCAGGAGAGGATTCTGGTGATCTTTCAACTTCAAACAGAAGAATAATTTAATCATAACTGTTCAAGCGTACCAAAGCCCAAGTTAGTCACAGAACTACCATTTTTTTTGCAACGGTTAATGCAAAGCAGGCCTCTATTTATCCCCATTTACTGTACGTTAGATCtcgaatttaaaataattcaactTTCTGTAATATTTatgacctaaaaaaaaaaatgctaagcCATTCTTCTCCCTCCCCATGTCCAGATCATAGAACCAGTCGATCAGTATTGAAGGAGGATGACTAAAGTCTTCTTGAGCACATttaagccccccccccccccccctccgtaTCTCTGCTGCTCTGTATGTGCGAAAGGTAAGATTGCTTACATGTATCACACAGCTTTTTCAATTATTCGCTTCATTCAAGATTTAAAGCTGGCTATGctcctaattttttttgtggcgtGTTGCAGATGGTAACACCATGAAAGCAGACTAATAAACATAGTCTCATTAAATGCTGGTGCATAAATCAGTTGCCACAGAGCCCCATTATGAACAGAATTCTATGAACCGAATTCCGAGAGGTCGCTCACtgctcaaccctttaactcccaagagtgatcaagacggaatttctctttacattatcaatacagtatcaagcataCAAGTGtcgagaataaagaagaaaactcaattaGGGAACTACAAGTTGATCCgcaaccaaattctccaactgaCATCATAAGTAATTTATGGCAGGCAGCAGGGAGAATTGTTAATAACATCTTAGTGAGATCTGGGGAGTGGAAGAGTTAGCAAGCTATCAGAAAACCCACATTCCCCTAATGATGCCCCAAAATCTCTTAAAATAGTTAATAAAACTGGAAAATAGGGTCTGAGGCACAAGAGTTAAAGCAATTGACAACCAAtaacaatattaaaaatttttaaaattttttcttattggCCAAATTGTTGGTATCTGGAATCCTTTAATCATACAAAACGTTTAATTGcctttgtgtttgtttttaaatgctGTATATGAATTACCTTAGGAttattacaaaacattttttatcagAAGGTACGTGTTCTTACTTTGCCTCGAAGAATTCCAtctttattgcatttttcacaCGTAACTGGATATGCAGGACACTCTGTATCCTGGTGTTgctgtagaaaaaaatataagttTTAACAAACTACCATATCGATGACGGggaaagcaatttttaaacCTATGTGACGTAGGTTTGAGGTCCTCAGGTCCTTAAAAAATTGCCTCAATGGCATTTTTATTTGGCTGAGCAATGTGTGGTTCTAAGTTATTTTTGATAAACTAATTAAGAATGACCATTATTTCATCCGTCTCCTTTAGGAGGTGCTCGTGGAAAATTATGCAACAGTGGACCTCTCTGGAGTGCGGTGTCCCCTTAATTTTTGTTACAATGTAAAGAATTAAGCCCTGGTCTTATCAAGAGGGGCTCGACATATCGGACTTCAGTGGATCACTTGAAAAACGACGATGTACTACGGATACAACTTTTTAAGAACTGATCCAAAAAAATGCTGAATAAAAGTGCAAATACTTACAACTGTAAGTATTCGACTCGATCAACTCGATCAAGTTGGAGCTTCAACATCCCTCTCCGGGCAAACCCTGGGGCATTtggaattttcaaaattaaatcgTTCAAATTCCCGCCCAATATTGTACGATTCTTTGTGTGAATTTAGAAAAGTCACATATTAGTTTTTGGTACTGCTTTTGAGGTTTTCGTCAATAAGCATCATTTTACGATATAAAAATTGTCCTCGAGGCCATTCACTCACGGAAGCAGACTCTTTACCTTAAAAATCCTCCATTAAAACACGTGTATTACGctagaaatatttgttactttCGGTTCGAATGCCTTACCCTACCCAGGTAAAGTTCAAATTCCTCAAACCCCCCTCCTGGTACGGGCGACAACCAAATGCCCGTGAGTTGCCCGGGGACGAGATGTTGAAGTTTCAAATCGATCGGCGCAAAATAGTCcgataaaaagtatttttgaggTCCAAAGAAAACTCCTGAGTAAAACGATTGGCATAGTAAGCAATGAACCGTTAAAATCTTACTCTCTCTATTGAGTACCCAGTTTGGAAGGTAGGGGGCTTTTAAGCAATTTTAACGAAGGTACCCTGAGGGATTGTAACATAAGAAGATTAACCTATAAATCTAATTGGAAGTGGTACCCAAGTTTTAATAGGCCCTAAGGCTTTCTTGTTTTGAGTCACAATAAGCCAAAATGGACAACCGTGGCAATCATACTTCGAACCGTTAATTATTGAAATAGAACTACAGAGTTCAAGTTCCCTCtaaagtcagtcagtcagagaATCACCTTGAGACCACTTAGATTGTGAGATTCTACAAATCATCAATGAAtagtttaaatgaaaaaaagtgctATGTAAAAGGTGCCTGCAAAAGTATCGGTACCCCTTGATAAGTGGAGGTTTCTATATTCAACGGGATGGTTAATAAATCACAGATCACAAGGAAAGCTAGGCAGAGAGCAGAGAGTGAGTTTGGTTTTATAATGTTCGAAATGATTTACCTTAATCCTGAACAAGACTATCTGTCTTTGACAAAATGTACACTTCTCCAGTCGGAACATGCATTCGTTTTCCAAATGTGAAGTGAGATCAGATTTTTTTACTAGCATGCCACACTCAGGATGTACACAGGGTATCTTCAGGAACTCGCATGAGTTCATATGGCTCTGTAAGTCA is a window encoding:
- the LOC131777404 gene encoding TNF receptor-associated factor 2-like isoform X1 produces the protein MPGYPLASLDKNVIEAKYFCSACMLLLREAMQTSCGHFYCQSCLPSLIQDQQTLVMVCLKDQTSLHQNEVFPDKFMRREILALVVHCTFMEDGCVWKGEVRYLESHMNSCEFLKIPCVHPECGMLVKKSDLTSHLENECMFRLEKCTFCQRQIVLFRIKQHQDTECPAYPVTCEKCNKDGILRGKLKDHQNPLLGDCEAAQGPCPFSQIGCPKTDVLNQKEKKQHLEKANAQHNVLLLQFAIKMSKELEATLTRDPRITSRSPQLLTNHDSLIQDLQNQLQIRADDLRSLQGKLQENSSRITTLERKLASGTVSGAASSEQRVPNDASLSSDEYTRRVTNIENRTADHEVLLVENNRTMEEVRRDVGNIRRQLDTTQESTRRHDRRIESIEHTLALRNVTLADLEEYVKQQEFSSYDGQLLWRISDYARKRNDAVTGQQVSFYSPCFFTSRYGYKMCARIYLNGDGMGRGTHISIFFVVMRGQYDALLRWPFRQKVTFMLLDHDNVEHVIDAFRPDPNSSSFQRPRRETNIASGCPMFCSLAELNNHAYVRDDTMFLKIIVDTSDL
- the LOC131777404 gene encoding TNF receptor-associated factor 3-like isoform X2, coding for MNSCEFLKIPCVHPECGMLVKKSDLTSHLENECMFRLEKCTFCQRQIVLFRIKQHQDTECPAYPVTCEKCNKDGILRGKLKDHQNPLLGDCEAAQGPCPFSQIGCPKTDVLNQKEKKQHLEKANAQHNVLLLQFAIKMSKELEATLTRDPRITSRSPQLLTNHDSLIQDLQNQLQIRADDLRSLQGKLQENSSRITTLERKLASGTVSGAASSEQRVPNDASLSSDEYTRRVTNIENRTADHEVLLVENNRTMEEVRRDVGNIRRQLDTTQESTRRHDRRIESIEHTLALRNVTLADLEEYVKQQEFSSYDGQLLWRISDYARKRNDAVTGQQVSFYSPCFFTSRYGYKMCARIYLNGDGMGRGTHISIFFVVMRGQYDALLRWPFRQKVTFMLLDHDNVEHVIDAFRPDPNSSSFQRPRRETNIASGCPMFCSLAELNNHAYVRDDTMFLKIIVDTSDL